One region of Thiomonas intermedia genomic DNA includes:
- a CDS encoding RluA family pseudouridine synthase, producing MTPPSPHSPQRTAAEPETDLDEDDAAVTKVLQAVVPETDAGQRLDKVLAALFSQYSRSRLQQWCDAGLVRMDGKVAGVRDKALPGAALHIAVPDLPEETAFAAEDVPLNVVYEDVDLAILNKPAGLVVHPAAGNWSGTLLNGLLARYPETACLPRAGIVHRLDKDTSGLMVTARTLEAQTELVRRLQARTLQRQYLALAWGSVGRAFNVDAPIGRHPRDRLRMAVVQGGKPARTDFTPLAELDTDWGPLTALRCKLHSGRTHQIRVHLQFAKLEMVADPVYGGRARPDLPLGRQALHAARLAFLHPIGDKPLDHVAPIPDDIADFWALCGGEPDEIDPRSW from the coding sequence ATGACCCCTCCTTCCCCTCATTCCCCCCAACGCACCGCGGCAGAGCCCGAAACCGATCTCGACGAAGACGACGCAGCCGTCACCAAGGTGCTGCAAGCCGTGGTGCCCGAGACCGATGCCGGGCAGCGGCTCGACAAGGTTCTCGCCGCGCTGTTCAGCCAGTATTCGCGCAGCCGCCTGCAGCAGTGGTGCGACGCGGGTCTGGTTCGCATGGACGGAAAAGTCGCGGGTGTGCGGGACAAGGCGCTGCCAGGCGCGGCCCTGCACATCGCCGTGCCCGATCTGCCGGAAGAGACGGCGTTCGCTGCCGAGGATGTGCCGCTGAACGTGGTGTATGAAGATGTTGATCTGGCCATTCTCAACAAGCCGGCCGGGCTGGTGGTGCACCCGGCGGCGGGCAACTGGAGCGGCACCTTGCTCAACGGCCTGCTGGCCCGGTATCCCGAGACCGCCTGTCTGCCCCGCGCGGGCATCGTCCATCGACTGGACAAGGACACCAGCGGCTTGATGGTCACGGCGCGCACGCTGGAGGCGCAGACCGAACTGGTGCGGCGACTGCAGGCCCGCACCCTGCAGCGGCAGTATCTCGCGCTGGCCTGGGGATCGGTGGGGCGTGCGTTCAACGTCGATGCGCCCATCGGCCGCCATCCGCGCGATCGCCTGCGCATGGCGGTGGTCCAGGGCGGCAAGCCCGCGCGCACCGATTTCACACCCCTGGCCGAACTGGATACCGACTGGGGCCCACTGACGGCGCTGCGCTGCAAGCTGCACAGCGGCCGAACCCACCAGATTCGGGTGCATCTGCAGTTTGCCAAGCTGGAGATGGTGGCCGATCCGGTTTACGGCGGGCGGGCGCGGCCCGATCTGCCGCTGGGCCGCCAGGCACTGCATGCCGCGCGCCTGGCCTTTCTGCATCCCATCGGCGACAAGCCGCTCGATCACGTCGCGCCCATCCCCGACGACATCGCCGATTTCTGGGCGCTGTGCGGCGGCGAGCCGGACGAGATCGATCCGCGAAGCTGGTGA
- the phbB gene encoding acetoacetyl-CoA reductase — protein sequence MNKKVAYVTGGMGGIGTGICKRLCEAGHKVIAGCGPHSSRKESWLEAMRAQGFDVYASEGNVADWESTKAAFQKVFAEHGQVDILVNNAGITRDAVLRKMTYEDWDLVLRTNLYSMFNVTKQVIDGMVERGWGRIINIASVNGEKGQFGQTNYAAAKAGMHGFAMSLALEVASKGVTVNTVSPGYILTDMVKAIRQDVLDKIVSSIPVKRLGTPEEIASIVVWLASEDAGFTTGAEFSCNGGLHMS from the coding sequence ATGAACAAGAAAGTGGCTTACGTCACGGGCGGCATGGGGGGCATCGGCACCGGGATCTGCAAACGGCTGTGTGAAGCCGGACACAAGGTGATCGCGGGTTGTGGACCCCATTCAAGCCGCAAGGAGAGTTGGCTGGAGGCCATGCGCGCCCAGGGTTTCGACGTCTACGCCTCCGAGGGCAATGTGGCCGACTGGGAGTCGACCAAGGCGGCTTTCCAGAAGGTCTTTGCCGAGCACGGTCAGGTGGACATTCTGGTGAACAACGCCGGCATCACGCGCGACGCCGTGCTGCGCAAAATGACCTACGAAGACTGGGATCTGGTGCTGCGCACCAATCTCTATTCCATGTTCAACGTGACCAAACAGGTGATTGACGGCATGGTCGAGCGGGGCTGGGGCCGCATCATCAACATCGCTTCGGTGAATGGGGAGAAGGGTCAGTTCGGTCAGACCAATTACGCCGCGGCCAAGGCGGGCATGCATGGATTTGCCATGTCGCTCGCCCTGGAAGTGGCCTCCAAGGGGGTGACCGTCAATACCGTCTCGCCGGGCTACATCCTTACCGACATGGTCAAGGCCATTCGTCAGGATGTGCTCGACAAGATCGTGTCGTCCATCCCGGTCAAGCGCCTGGGCACGCCCGAGGAGATCGCCTCGATCGTGGTGTGGCTGGCCAGCGAAGATGCCGGATTCACCACAGGCGCCGAGTTCAGCTGCAATGGTGGCTTGCACATGAGCTGA
- the phaR gene encoding polyhydroxyalkanoate synthesis repressor PhaR gives MPKADSPQRIIKKYPNRRLYDSEASAYITLSDVKQLVMDGTRFVVQDAKTGEDLTRSILLQIILEEESGGVPMFSTVMLEQIIRFYGHAMQGMMGSYLEKNVQAFIDIQNRLSEQSRGVYDNAALNPEAWTQFLNVQSPMLQNMMGNYLEQSKNLYMQMQEQMQEQAKQMLGAFQPPAAKK, from the coding sequence ATGCCCAAAGCCGATTCTCCTCAGCGCATCATCAAGAAGTACCCCAATCGCCGTCTCTATGACAGCGAGGCCAGCGCCTATATCACCCTGAGTGACGTCAAGCAACTGGTCATGGACGGCACGCGCTTCGTGGTGCAGGATGCCAAGACGGGGGAAGACCTGACCCGGAGCATTCTTCTGCAGATCATTCTGGAGGAGGAAAGCGGTGGCGTACCCATGTTCAGCACGGTGATGCTCGAGCAGATCATCCGTTTCTATGGGCATGCGATGCAGGGCATGATGGGCAGCTACCTGGAAAAGAATGTGCAGGCCTTCATCGACATCCAGAACCGGCTGAGCGAACAGTCGCGCGGCGTCTACGACAACGCGGCGCTGAACCCGGAGGCGTGGACCCAGTTTCTCAATGTGCAGAGTCCCATGTTGCAAAACATGATGGGCAACTACCTTGAGCAGAGCAAGAATCTGTATATGCAGATGCAGGAGCAGATGCAGGAGCAGGCCAAGCAGATGCTCGGCGCTTTCCAGCCGCCTGCGGCCAAGAAGTGA
- the pgeF gene encoding peptidoglycan editing factor PgeF, with amino-acid sequence MSQTPILKDFMPESLSAVRALDPAFDQAPWLQVVWPGNPRVRAVFTSRVGGVSAGDYGGAAAAPGLGMNLGTHVADAPSAVAQNRLLLRKALRGAEPLYLQQVHGVAVADLDLSDGHSPEPVADAACTTRAHIAATVLVADCLPVLFAAPQGRAVAAAHAGWRGLAGGVLEAALESVCTRAGCDAAEVQVALGPAIGPAAFEVGDEVRAAFVSWHPQTSGAFTPGRPGKWWADLWALARIRLQTAGVLAEHVAGGGLCTLGLAQRFYSYRRQPITGRQAGCIWVE; translated from the coding sequence ATGTCGCAAACGCCGATCTTGAAGGACTTCATGCCCGAATCGCTGTCTGCGGTACGGGCGCTTGATCCCGCGTTCGACCAGGCACCGTGGCTGCAGGTCGTGTGGCCCGGCAACCCGCGGGTTCGCGCAGTGTTCACCAGTCGCGTGGGCGGGGTGAGTGCCGGGGACTACGGCGGTGCCGCCGCCGCGCCGGGCCTGGGCATGAATCTGGGCACTCATGTGGCGGACGCACCGTCCGCCGTTGCGCAGAACCGGCTGTTGCTGCGCAAGGCGCTCCGCGGTGCCGAGCCGCTCTATCTGCAGCAGGTGCATGGCGTGGCGGTGGCCGATCTCGACCTGTCAGATGGCCATTCGCCGGAGCCTGTGGCCGACGCCGCCTGCACCACCCGGGCACACATCGCCGCCACCGTTCTGGTGGCGGATTGTCTGCCGGTGCTGTTTGCCGCGCCGCAGGGGCGAGCGGTCGCGGCGGCCCATGCGGGCTGGCGCGGACTGGCCGGGGGCGTGCTGGAGGCCGCGCTTGAGTCGGTCTGCACGCGCGCCGGATGCGATGCGGCCGAGGTGCAGGTGGCCCTGGGTCCGGCAATCGGGCCTGCGGCGTTCGAGGTCGGCGATGAAGTGAGGGCGGCGTTCGTGAGTTGGCACCCGCAGACGTCGGGGGCGTTCACGCCAGGAAGGCCAGGGAAATGGTGGGCCGATCTCTGGGCACTCGCCCGGATTCGGCTGCAGACGGCCGGTGTGCTGGCGGAGCATGTGGCGGGTGGCGGGCTCTGCACCTTGGGCCTTGCGCAACGCTTCTATTCCTATCGCCGTCAACCGATCACGGGCCGACAGGCGGGCTGCATCTGGGTGGAGTAG
- the phaC gene encoding class I poly(R)-hydroxyalkanoic acid synthase — protein sequence MAYSTSTGRAAPPSFTGPADFWAAWAEAPQRWSGLLGEATQAATVQIEPERLRTLQQRYLDEFRQLWSSLLQAETGGEASALEADRRFSHGAWGENRVSRYTAALYLLGARALFDLADSVQADEATRQKLRFAVQQWVDAAAPSNFLALNPEALAKAVQTQGESLRAGVDNWLRDLKQGRLTQTDESVFEVGRNVATTAGQVIFENALFQLIEYAPLTGRVHARPLLFVPPSINKYYILDLQPDNSLVRFAVEQGHRTFVVSWRNPDAGMGHLTWDDYVQDGVIRAMSVVRDVAAQHSEGSINTLGFCVGGTLLANALAVLQARGESCAHSVTLLTTMLDFSDTGVLGVYIDEASVALREATLGQGGLMTGRELASAFSSLRPNDLVWNYVVGNYLKGETPPPFDLLYWNADSTNLPGPLFAWYLRNTYLENKMRQPGALTIAATPLNLQALKLPAYVYASREDHIVPWKTAYETTQILGGPMRFVLGASGHIAGVINPAKRNKRSHWTSPAGQRKLPSKAQDWLDAASEQPGSWWTDWAKWLDKQAGPEIAAPKKPGNARYKGIEPAPGRYVKVRA from the coding sequence ATGGCATATTCCACTTCGACGGGCCGCGCGGCACCGCCGTCATTCACGGGCCCGGCCGATTTCTGGGCTGCCTGGGCCGAGGCGCCGCAGCGGTGGTCGGGGTTGCTGGGCGAGGCGACTCAAGCAGCGACCGTCCAGATCGAGCCGGAACGGCTGCGCACTCTGCAGCAGCGTTATCTGGATGAGTTCCGCCAATTGTGGAGCAGCCTTCTGCAGGCCGAAACGGGCGGCGAGGCCTCAGCGCTGGAGGCTGACCGGCGGTTCTCCCATGGGGCCTGGGGCGAGAACCGGGTGTCGCGTTACACCGCGGCGCTTTATCTGCTGGGCGCGCGCGCCCTGTTTGATCTGGCCGATAGCGTGCAGGCCGATGAAGCGACGCGGCAGAAGCTGCGATTCGCGGTGCAGCAGTGGGTCGATGCGGCCGCGCCGTCCAATTTTCTCGCCCTCAATCCCGAGGCGCTCGCCAAAGCCGTGCAGACGCAGGGGGAAAGCCTGCGCGCCGGGGTGGACAACTGGCTTCGTGATCTGAAGCAGGGCCGTCTGACCCAGACCGATGAATCGGTCTTCGAAGTGGGGCGCAACGTGGCGACCACGGCCGGGCAGGTGATTTTCGAGAACGCGCTGTTCCAGCTCATCGAATACGCGCCGCTGACCGGGCGCGTGCATGCGCGGCCGCTGCTGTTCGTGCCGCCCTCGATCAACAAGTACTACATCCTCGATCTGCAGCCCGACAACTCCCTGGTGCGGTTTGCCGTGGAGCAGGGGCATCGCACCTTCGTCGTGTCGTGGCGCAACCCGGACGCCGGCATGGGGCATCTGACCTGGGACGACTATGTGCAGGACGGCGTGATCCGCGCGATGTCGGTGGTGCGCGACGTCGCCGCGCAGCACAGTGAGGGTTCGATCAACACGCTGGGATTCTGCGTCGGGGGCACCCTGCTGGCCAATGCGCTGGCCGTGTTGCAGGCCCGGGGCGAATCGTGCGCGCACAGCGTCACTCTGCTCACCACGATGCTCGATTTCAGCGACACGGGGGTTCTGGGCGTCTATATCGACGAGGCGTCGGTCGCCCTGCGCGAAGCCACCCTGGGGCAGGGCGGGCTGATGACGGGGCGCGAACTGGCTTCGGCCTTTTCCAGCCTGCGACCGAATGATCTGGTCTGGAACTATGTCGTCGGCAATTACCTGAAGGGAGAAACCCCGCCACCCTTCGATCTGCTGTACTGGAATGCCGACTCGACCAATCTGCCGGGGCCCTTGTTTGCCTGGTATTTGCGCAACACCTACCTCGAAAACAAGATGCGGCAACCTGGCGCGCTCACCATCGCCGCAACGCCTTTGAATCTGCAGGCCCTCAAGCTGCCGGCCTATGTGTACGCCTCTCGCGAAGATCACATCGTGCCCTGGAAGACGGCCTATGAAACCACCCAGATACTGGGCGGGCCGATGCGCTTCGTGCTCGGGGCTTCCGGGCATATTGCCGGGGTCATCAATCCGGCCAAACGCAACAAGCGCAGCCATTGGACGTCGCCCGCAGGGCAGCGCAAGCTGCCATCGAAGGCGCAAGACTGGCTTGACGCGGCATCGGAGCAGCCAGGAAGCTGGTGGACCGATTGGGCGAAATGGCTGGACAAGCAGGCAGGGCCTGAAATCGCCGCGCCAAAGAAGCCCGGCAATGCGCGCTATAAAGGCATCGAACCGGCACCGGGGCGCTACGTCAAGGTGCGAGCCTGA
- a CDS encoding acetyl-CoA C-acetyltransferase, producing MTDIVIVSAVRTAVGKFGGSLSKVSAVDLGARVIQEAVVRANLEPGQVSEVIFGQVLQAGCGQNPARQASIKAGLPDMVPAMTINKVCGSGLKAVMLAAQAIRDGDADIVVAGGQENMSASAHVLPGSREGQRMGDWKLIDTMIVDGLWDAFNQYHMGTTAENVAKKYGVTREMQDAFAAASQNKAEAAQKAGRFADEIVPVMLPQKKGDPMAFATDEFVRHGVTAESLGGLRPAFDKTGSVTAGNASGLNDGAAAVVVMTARRAAELGLKPLATIRAYANAGLDPAYMGMGPVPASTRCLSRAGWTPQELDLMEINEAFAAQAIAVNQQMGWDTAKVNVNGGAIAIGHPIGASGCRILVTLLHEMNRRDAKKGLASLCIGGGMGVAMALER from the coding sequence ATGACTGATATCGTCATCGTGTCCGCCGTGCGCACGGCGGTGGGGAAATTCGGGGGCTCGCTCTCGAAAGTGTCGGCCGTCGATCTGGGCGCGCGGGTCATTCAGGAGGCCGTGGTTCGCGCCAATCTGGAACCAGGGCAGGTCTCCGAAGTCATCTTTGGCCAGGTGTTGCAGGCGGGGTGCGGCCAGAATCCGGCCCGGCAGGCCAGCATCAAGGCGGGACTGCCCGACATGGTGCCCGCGATGACCATCAACAAGGTCTGCGGCTCCGGCCTGAAGGCCGTGATGCTGGCGGCACAGGCCATCCGCGATGGCGATGCCGACATCGTGGTGGCCGGCGGCCAGGAGAACATGAGCGCTTCGGCGCATGTCCTGCCGGGGTCGCGCGAGGGCCAGCGCATGGGCGACTGGAAACTGATCGATACCATGATCGTCGATGGCCTCTGGGATGCGTTCAACCAGTACCACATGGGCACCACGGCCGAGAATGTGGCCAAGAAATATGGCGTCACCCGCGAGATGCAGGATGCCTTCGCCGCGGCCAGCCAGAACAAGGCCGAGGCGGCCCAGAAGGCCGGGCGCTTTGCCGATGAAATCGTGCCGGTGATGCTGCCGCAGAAGAAGGGCGATCCGATGGCCTTCGCCACCGACGAATTCGTGCGTCATGGTGTGACGGCGGAAAGCCTCGGCGGTCTGCGCCCCGCGTTCGACAAGACCGGTTCGGTCACCGCGGGCAATGCCTCCGGCCTCAACGATGGCGCCGCTGCGGTGGTGGTCATGACGGCCAGGCGCGCCGCCGAACTCGGCCTCAAGCCGCTTGCAACCATCCGCGCCTATGCCAACGCCGGTCTCGATCCGGCCTATATGGGCATGGGGCCGGTTCCGGCGTCCACGCGTTGCCTGTCGCGCGCCGGTTGGACGCCGCAGGAACTCGACCTCATGGAGATCAACGAGGCCTTCGCCGCACAGGCCATTGCCGTGAACCAGCAGATGGGGTGGGATACGGCCAAGGTCAACGTCAACGGCGGGGCCATTGCCATCGGCCACCCGATTGGCGCCAGTGGTTGCCGCATTCTGGTGACGCTATTGCATGAAATGAACCGGCGCGATGCCAAGAAGGGCCTGGCCTCGCTGTGCATAGGCGGCGGCATGGGCGTGGCCATGGCGCTGGAGCGGTGA